GCTACTCTGCGTTCGGCGTTTTGCTCTGCTTCAAGAAATTCTTCTGGAGTGCTGTGTTGAAGTTGTAGCTGTTTGAACGTGTTCGCCCTGTTTAGTTTGCGAAGCAGCCGTTTCCGTTTGAAATTGAAAATTAGTTTAGAGATTGTGGACACAAGAAAATCCCAGATTCAGTGCTTTGATTGCTCTTGGTGACGATAAGCACTCTTATTTTGTCGAGATTATGTTGAAGCACGCGCTGCGACTCACTTGGTTCGTGTCAGCTTTTAGTCCGTTGCCCACCCCCCGTACGCTCCATTCTCAAGCCCTAAACTTCTTTCCGTCATAACTCCTTTCAACAAGCCGGGTAGAGCGGCGGCAGAAAGGAGCACAGATGGTATTCGATTTCTTGCGTCGTGGATCGGCTGAGGCAGCGCCTGAGGCGAAGGCGAGCGCGGCGGGGCCGGTGGTGGCGTGGCAGACGGGTGGGCGCGTGGCGTGGAGCCCTCGGGATGCGGTGTCGCTGACGCGGACGGGGTTTTCGGGGAATCCGGTGGGGTTTCGATCGGTCAAGCTGATCGCCGAGGCGGCGGCGGCCTTGCCTCTGGTGCTGCAGGATCAGGCGCAGCGCTATGATGTGCATCCGATCCTTTCGCTGATGCGTCGTCCCAATGCGGCGCAGGGGCGGGCGGAGTTGATGGAAGCTCTGTTTGGGCAGTTGTTGCTGTCGGGCAATGCCTATATCGAGGCGGTTCAGGCCGATGGGGGGCTGCCGGTTGAGCTGCATGTCTTGCGATCCGACCGGATGAGCGTGGTGCCGGGGGCGGATGGCTGGCCCAAGGCGTATGACTATGCCGTGGGCGGCAAGAAGCACCGGTTTGCGGCGGAAAATATCTGTCATATCAAATCGTTCCATCCTCAGGATGATCATTACGGATTTTCACCGATGCAGGCGGCGGCGATGGCGATTGATGTGCATAACAGCGCGTCTCGGTGGTCGAAATCACTGCTGGACAATGCGGCGCGGCCTTCGGGGGCGCTGGTGTGGAAGGGTGACGGCCATGGGGTGATGGCCGAGGATCAGTTCCGGCGTTTGTCGGATGAGATCGAGCAGAACTATCGCGGGGCGCGCAATGCTGGGCGTCCGATGGTTCTGGAAGGGGGCTTGGATTGGAAGCCGATGGGGTTCTCTCCGTCCGACATGGAGTTTCAAAAGACCAAGGAAGCCGCCGCCCGCGAGATCGCGCTGGCCTTTGGGGTCCCGCCGATGCTGCTGGGGATCCAGGGCGATGCGACCTATTCGAACTATCAGGAGGCCAACCGGGCGTTTTATCGCCTGACCGTGCTGCCCCTGGTGACGCGGGTGGCGGCGGCGGTGTCAGAATGGCTGGCGGGCTTTATCGGTGAGGATCTGATGCTGAAGCCTGATCTGGATCAGGTGCCGGCGCTGTCGGCGGAACGGGATGCGCAATGGGCGCGGGTCAACGGGGCGGATTTCCTGACGGATGCGGAAAAGCGCGCGTTGCTGGGGCTGCCGGAGCGTGGCGATGGGTGACGGTTATCCTCCGTTCGACTGCGCGCCGGGCCTGCGTCTGGCCGCACATGAGCGGGTGGCCGAGATCCAGCACGCCCACCTGTGTCGGCGGCTGGATCAGATCGAAGAGATGATGGAGCGGCTGGAGAAGCGGTTGTGGCTGACGGTTTACGGCGTGGCGGCGGTGATTTTGGCGCAGGCGTTTCAGTCGTTACTGGTGGTAGCGCCGTAATGTCAGTGGGTTACATGGAGAAGTTCATGGATTTAGAACAAAAATTCGCTCGGTTTGGCGACGGGTTGTCGGTGTCCGGGGATGCGGTGATCGAAGGGTATGCCAGCCTGTTTGAGCAGGTCGATCAGGGCAGCGATGTGGTGCAGCGCGGGGCGTATACGGGCTCGCTGGAGGGGCTGGCAAAGGCGGGTCAGCGGGTCAAGATGCTGTGGCAGCACGATCCGGCGCAGCCCATCGGCGTCTGGGACGAGGTGCGCGAGGACGACCGGGGCCTTTGGGTCAAGGGGCGTCTGTTGGAGAGCACGCAGAAAGGCCGTGAGGCGGCCGAGTTGATCCGGGCGGGCGCAATGGATGGTCTGTCGATTGGCTATCGCACCAAGCGGGCCGTGAAGAATGACAAGGGCCAGCGGGTCCTGACGGAACTGGAGCTATGGGAGGTGTCGCTGGTGACCTTTCCGATGTTGCCCAGTGCGCGGGTGGCGGCGAAGGGCGTTGAGCCTGACGTTGAAAACACCTGGCGCAGTATTGCCGAGGTGTTCAACGACGCCCGGCAGGAGCTGGCGCGGACCTAGCGCGCCTCAATACCCACCCAAAAAGGAAGTGCTGATGAGCAAGACCGAGACCCCGGCCTTGACCGGAGAGGGTGCGCCCCTGGTTCAGGAGGTGAAGCAGGCGATGGCTGGCTTCGTGAATGAATTCAAGGACCTGAAGGCTGAAGTTAAAACACAACTGCAACAGACAGAAGAGCGACTGACCATGCTGGATCGTAAATCAACCATCGCGGCACGCCCGCATCTTGCGGCCTCGATCGAGGACGGCGCACCGCACCAGAAGGCATTCGACGCCTATGTGCGTTCGGGCGAGGATGACGGGCTGCGCGGGCTGGAGATTGAAGCCAAATCGCTGTCGAGCGCGGTGAACAGTGATGGCGGTTATCTGGTTGATCCGCAGACGGCTGAGATGATCAAGTCGGTGCTGAACTCGACCGCCTCGATCCGCTCGATTGCGGCGGTGGTGAATGTCGAGGCGAACTCGTTCGACGTGCTGATCGACCACACCGATGTGGGTGCGGGCTGGGCGGATGAGACCTCGGCGACCGCCGAGACATCGACCCCGTCGATTGACCGCATCTCGATCCCGCTGCACGAGCTGAGCGCGCTGCCCAAAGCGTCGCAACGTCTGCTGGACGACAGCGCCTTTGATGTCGAGGGCTGGCTGGCCGGTCGTATCGCCGACAAGTTCGCCCGCGCCGAGGCGGCGGCGTTCATCAATGGCGATGGCGTAGACAAGCCCAAGGGTATTCTGAACCACCGGACGGTGGAGAATGGCAGCTGGGGTTGGGACAGCCTGGGCTATATCGCGACGGGCATTGATGGCGGTGTCGATGCGGATGCCATTGTGGATGTGGTTTATGCGCTGGGCGCGCAGTACCGGGTGAATGGCACCTTCGTTATGAACTCGAAAACCGCGGGTCTGATTCGCAAGCTGAAGGACAGCGATGGTCGCTTCCTGTGGTCGGACGGTCTGGCCGCCGGTGAGCCCGCGCGTCTGATGGGTTACCCGGTGCTGATTGCCGAGGACATGCCGGATGCGGCGACCGACAGCTACTCGATTGCTTTTGGTGATTTTCAGTCGGGCTACACCATTGCCGAGCGTCCCGACCTGCGCGTGCTGCGCGATCCGTTCAGCGCCAAGCCGCATGTCCTGTTCTACGCGACCAAGCGCGTCGGCGGCGACGTGAGCGATTTTGCTGCGATCAAGCTGGTGAAATTCGGCACTGCCTAAGCGGTGACGGATCCGGGGGGCCACTGGCCCCTCGGGCGGCGGGCGCGGGCCGGGGT
The Ruegeria sp. SCSIO 43209 genome window above contains:
- a CDS encoding phage portal protein; translated protein: MVFDFLRRGSAEAAPEAKASAAGPVVAWQTGGRVAWSPRDAVSLTRTGFSGNPVGFRSVKLIAEAAAALPLVLQDQAQRYDVHPILSLMRRPNAAQGRAELMEALFGQLLLSGNAYIEAVQADGGLPVELHVLRSDRMSVVPGADGWPKAYDYAVGGKKHRFAAENICHIKSFHPQDDHYGFSPMQAAAMAIDVHNSASRWSKSLLDNAARPSGALVWKGDGHGVMAEDQFRRLSDEIEQNYRGARNAGRPMVLEGGLDWKPMGFSPSDMEFQKTKEAAAREIALAFGVPPMLLGIQGDATYSNYQEANRAFYRLTVLPLVTRVAAAVSEWLAGFIGEDLMLKPDLDQVPALSAERDAQWARVNGADFLTDAEKRALLGLPERGDG
- a CDS encoding HK97 family phage prohead protease, which produces MDLEQKFARFGDGLSVSGDAVIEGYASLFEQVDQGSDVVQRGAYTGSLEGLAKAGQRVKMLWQHDPAQPIGVWDEVREDDRGLWVKGRLLESTQKGREAAELIRAGAMDGLSIGYRTKRAVKNDKGQRVLTELELWEVSLVTFPMLPSARVAAKGVEPDVENTWRSIAEVFNDARQELART
- a CDS encoding phage major capsid protein → MSKTETPALTGEGAPLVQEVKQAMAGFVNEFKDLKAEVKTQLQQTEERLTMLDRKSTIAARPHLAASIEDGAPHQKAFDAYVRSGEDDGLRGLEIEAKSLSSAVNSDGGYLVDPQTAEMIKSVLNSTASIRSIAAVVNVEANSFDVLIDHTDVGAGWADETSATAETSTPSIDRISIPLHELSALPKASQRLLDDSAFDVEGWLAGRIADKFARAEAAAFINGDGVDKPKGILNHRTVENGSWGWDSLGYIATGIDGGVDADAIVDVVYALGAQYRVNGTFVMNSKTAGLIRKLKDSDGRFLWSDGLAAGEPARLMGYPVLIAEDMPDAATDSYSIAFGDFQSGYTIAERPDLRVLRDPFSAKPHVLFYATKRVGGDVSDFAAIKLVKFGTA